From Butyricimonas paravirosa, one genomic window encodes:
- a CDS encoding YbaK/EbsC family protein, which produces MSLEKVKQYFDSLGLGQRVHELAQSSATVEEAAVAVGCEPERIAKTMSFLLGEEPILIVTAGDARIDNKKYKEYFHQKAKMIPGELVEQYVGHAPGGVCPFVIPEKTRVFLDVSLKRFDIVYPAAGTSNSAVELSIKELEDCSRSREWIDVCKDWSKE; this is translated from the coding sequence ATGTCACTGGAAAAAGTAAAACAATATTTTGATAGCCTGGGGTTAGGGCAACGGGTGCATGAATTGGCCCAATCGAGTGCCACCGTGGAAGAAGCGGCTGTTGCCGTGGGATGTGAGCCGGAGCGTATTGCTAAAACGATGTCTTTCCTGTTGGGGGAGGAGCCGATATTGATCGTTACGGCCGGGGATGCGAGGATTGATAATAAAAAATACAAGGAATATTTTCATCAAAAAGCGAAAATGATTCCGGGAGAGTTGGTGGAACAATATGTCGGACACGCGCCCGGGGGAGTTTGCCCTTTTGTTATTCCGGAGAAAACTCGTGTATTCTTGGATGTTTCGCTCAAACGCTTTGATATTGTTTACCCGGCCGCGGGGACGAGTAACAGTGCGGTTGAGTTATCTATCAAAGAACTGGAGGATTGTTCTCGTTCCCGGGAGTGGATTGACGTGTGCAAGGATTGGTCTAAGGAATAA
- a CDS encoding HelD family protein, which produces MVFNKTEEQEKEYLRQIINTINDSINNTDKSVKEHVDTLQEYKEYLWSNKDIDPHEIRSMRESILRHFATGESVIDKRKRLGKILDIPYFGRIDFTESKERCGTMALYIGIHTFYDPVKKANLIYDWRAPISSMFYDHELGNASYSSPSGEVDGNISLKRQYRIRKGKMEYMIESSLTVHDDILQKELSSNADDKMKNIVTTIQREQNRIIRNEEAQALIIQGVAGSGKTSIALHRIAYLLYTLKGEITSKDILIISPNKVFADYISNVLPELGEETVPETSMEQILSGILDHKYKYQNFFEQVTELLDKPTPEFIERIQYKASFDFISQLEKFILYMENNYFKATDVKLTKHITVPAEFIDEQFRRFNRYPMRKRFETMTDYILEMMALRHYFKATTAERNLLKKEIQKMFSRNSDIQVYKDFFEWIEKPEMFKMRKNRTLEYADLAPLAYLHIALEGSPTPSRVKHLLIDEMQDYSPIQYKIIQKLYPCRKTILGDTCQSVNPYGSSTADMIQKAFITGEVMKLCKSYRSTFEITSFAQRIQTNEELEAITRHGEKPTILSFKNPEKELSAISELITTFKKSTYKSLGIICKTEMQAQEITEELKSYTDNLYFLSHQSTAFAKGIIVTSSHMAKGLEFDEVIIPQASSTNYNTLIDKSMLYVAVTRAMHKLTITHWGKPSRFIP; this is translated from the coding sequence ATGGTATTCAACAAAACGGAAGAACAGGAAAAAGAATATTTACGACAGATTATCAACACGATAAACGATTCGATCAATAACACGGACAAATCCGTCAAGGAACACGTTGACACGTTACAAGAGTACAAAGAATATCTGTGGTCGAATAAAGACATCGATCCACACGAGATACGCTCCATGAGAGAAAGCATCCTACGTCATTTTGCAACAGGTGAGAGTGTCATTGATAAACGCAAACGCCTTGGAAAGATTCTGGATATTCCCTATTTCGGACGAATAGATTTCACGGAGAGTAAAGAGAGATGCGGAACAATGGCATTATATATCGGGATTCACACGTTCTATGATCCCGTAAAAAAAGCCAACCTAATCTACGATTGGAGAGCGCCTATATCCAGTATGTTTTACGACCACGAACTAGGGAATGCGTCCTATTCTTCCCCCTCCGGAGAGGTTGACGGAAACATTTCCCTCAAACGACAATATCGTATCCGCAAAGGTAAGATGGAGTACATGATCGAGAGTTCATTGACCGTTCACGATGATATCCTGCAAAAAGAGCTAAGTTCTAATGCAGACGATAAAATGAAAAATATCGTGACCACGATACAACGGGAACAAAACCGGATTATCCGAAACGAAGAAGCACAAGCGCTCATCATTCAGGGAGTGGCAGGATCAGGGAAAACATCCATAGCCCTGCATCGTATCGCTTATTTACTTTACACGCTAAAAGGGGAGATTACCTCAAAAGATATTCTGATCATCTCCCCGAACAAGGTTTTCGCCGACTATATCTCGAACGTCCTCCCGGAACTCGGCGAAGAAACGGTTCCTGAAACCAGCATGGAGCAAATCCTTTCGGGGATTCTTGATCACAAATACAAATATCAAAATTTCTTTGAACAAGTAACAGAACTACTAGATAAACCGACACCAGAATTTATTGAACGGATTCAATACAAAGCCTCCTTTGATTTCATCTCGCAATTAGAGAAGTTTATTCTTTACATGGAGAACAACTATTTTAAAGCAACAGATGTCAAACTGACCAAACATATTACCGTTCCGGCCGAGTTTATCGATGAACAATTCCGACGGTTCAATCGCTACCCGATGCGCAAACGTTTCGAGACGATGACGGATTATATCTTGGAGATGATGGCCTTAAGACATTATTTCAAAGCGACAACCGCCGAGAGGAATCTACTGAAGAAGGAGATACAAAAGATGTTCTCCAGAAACAGCGACATCCAAGTTTACAAAGACTTCTTCGAGTGGATCGAGAAACCCGAAATGTTCAAAATGCGCAAGAACCGTACCTTGGAATACGCAGATCTGGCCCCCTTGGCATATCTCCACATAGCGTTAGAGGGCTCTCCTACCCCTTCTCGGGTCAAACACCTCTTGATTGACGAAATGCAAGATTATTCGCCGATACAATACAAAATCATTCAGAAACTTTATCCTTGTCGGAAAACGATTCTCGGGGATACCTGTCAGTCGGTCAACCCCTACGGGTCATCAACAGCCGATATGATTCAGAAGGCATTCATCACGGGAGAAGTGATGAAACTCTGCAAAAGTTACCGATCCACGTTCGAGATCACGAGTTTTGCACAAAGAATTCAAACAAACGAGGAACTGGAAGCCATCACCCGACACGGGGAAAAGCCAACCATTCTCTCTTTCAAGAACCCGGAAAAAGAACTTTCCGCTATCTCGGAATTAATTACCACATTCAAAAAGTCAACTTACAAATCATTGGGGATAATATGCAAAACCGAGATGCAAGCACAAGAAATCACAGAGGAACTCAAATCGTACACGGACAACCTCTATTTCCTATCCCATCAGAGTACGGCTTTCGCCAAAGGAATCATCGTCACCTCATCCCACATGGCGAAAGGATTGGAATTCGATGAGGTAATCATTCCACAAGCGAGCAGTACCAACTACAACACGCTTATAGATAAAAGTATGCTTTACGTTGCCGTGACAAGAGCCATGCACAAACTAACCATCACGCATTGGGGCAAACCCAGTCGATTTATTCCTTAG
- a CDS encoding Fic family protein, with protein sequence MNSETNRIEYKQELTDDLEKEAVAFLNYPEGGVLYIGIEKTGTAIGVIDIDSDMLKIKDRLKNNITPSCMGLFDIATENIDSRDVIKITFASGPEKPYYIKRLGMSEKGTFIRVGTAAEPMPVKMIESLFAKRIRNSIGKIKSPNQNLTFEQLKIYYEGANKALNQQFASNLELLSEEGQYNYVAYLLADLNGMSMKVAKYEGVDRVDLMENNEYGYCSLVKATKQVLDKINVENKTLARITPKEREEKRLWNSVALREAVINAIVHNDYTSEIPPKFEFFDDRIEITSFGSLPQGMTEKEFFEGYSVPRNKELMRVFRDLDLVEHLGSGIPRILRSYGKECFKFTENFLRMTFPALEKVTPQVTPQVTPQVTPQVTPQVKELLKVLTGEMNRLELQEQLNLVDREHFRRSYLKPALECGVIEMTKPDKPNSRSQRYRLTEQGEQIKKDYNR encoded by the coding sequence ATGAATTCCGAGACAAACCGCATAGAATACAAACAAGAACTCACTGATGATTTAGAAAAAGAAGCCGTAGCCTTTCTCAATTACCCGGAAGGAGGGGTACTCTATATCGGAATTGAAAAAACGGGTACAGCAATCGGAGTTATTGATATTGATAGCGATATGCTCAAAATCAAAGATCGTTTGAAAAATAACATTACACCATCTTGTATGGGGTTATTTGATATAGCGACGGAAAATATTGATTCTAGGGATGTAATAAAAATTACATTTGCCAGTGGTCCGGAAAAACCTTATTATATAAAAAGGCTTGGAATGTCAGAAAAAGGCACATTCATCCGAGTCGGGACAGCTGCAGAACCAATGCCTGTAAAAATGATTGAATCACTCTTTGCCAAACGAATCCGGAACTCTATTGGCAAGATAAAATCACCCAATCAGAATCTTACTTTTGAACAATTAAAGATATATTATGAGGGTGCTAACAAAGCATTAAATCAACAATTTGCATCAAACCTTGAATTGCTCTCAGAAGAAGGACAATATAATTACGTGGCTTATTTATTAGCCGACTTGAATGGAATGTCTATGAAAGTTGCCAAATACGAAGGGGTTGATCGGGTAGACCTAATGGAGAATAATGAATATGGTTATTGCTCGTTAGTCAAAGCGACCAAGCAAGTATTAGATAAAATCAACGTGGAAAATAAAACCTTAGCAAGAATTACCCCCAAAGAACGAGAGGAAAAAAGATTATGGAATTCCGTCGCCCTACGAGAAGCGGTAATTAATGCCATCGTACACAACGATTATACTTCAGAAATACCTCCTAAATTTGAATTTTTTGATGACAGAATAGAAATCACTTCATTTGGAAGTTTACCACAAGGCATGACCGAAAAAGAATTCTTTGAAGGATATTCCGTACCCCGCAACAAAGAATTGATGCGAGTATTCAGAGATTTGGATTTAGTCGAACATCTAGGCTCCGGAATCCCCCGTATTTTAAGGAGTTACGGAAAAGAATGTTTCAAATTCACAGAGAACTTTTTACGCATGACATTCCCAGCTTTAGAAAAGGTTACCCCCCAAGTCACCCCGCAAGTCACCCCGCAAGTTACCCCGCAAGTTACCCCGCAAGTCAAAGAACTTTTAAAAGTATTGACGGGAGAGATGAATCGTTTAGAACTACAAGAACAACTAAATCTTGTAGATAGAGAACACTTCCGGCGAAGTTATTTAAAACCTGCACTAGAATGTGGTGTTATCGAAATGACAAAACCAGATAAACCCAACAGTAGATCTCAAAGATACCGCCTAACAGAGCAAGGGGAACAAATAAAGAAAGATTACAATAGATAA
- a CDS encoding response regulator transcription factor, whose translation MKPTNISREEMWARQHLSIHDIDYAVWERDKAMLHQTAKVSQSCTFVVDVYKSKYVYASSNFADLLGYDANKIATLERQGDYLESRFHPDDFDQLVDLQIKLGQFIYSLPLEQRNDYCNIYSFRVRNTKQQYVRVTNRLQVLEQGLSGKAWLILGNMSISPDQKNSEHVDCTVLNLRNGELFSPTLLSSPTIHLTERETEILHLIQKGLLSKEIANKLQISIHTVNIHRQNLLHKLEVQNSIEAINKGIELGLLK comes from the coding sequence ATGAAACCAACCAATATTTCCCGGGAAGAAATGTGGGCCAGACAGCATTTATCAATACATGACATCGATTATGCCGTGTGGGAACGGGATAAAGCCATGCTCCACCAGACGGCAAAAGTAAGTCAGAGCTGCACGTTTGTTGTTGATGTTTACAAGAGTAAGTATGTATATGCCTCCTCTAACTTCGCAGATTTACTAGGATATGATGCAAACAAAATTGCCACATTGGAAAGGCAAGGAGATTACCTAGAATCCCGGTTCCATCCGGATGACTTCGATCAATTGGTGGATTTACAGATCAAACTGGGACAATTTATTTATAGCCTACCCTTGGAACAACGAAACGACTATTGTAATATATACAGTTTCCGGGTACGTAACACCAAACAACAATATGTAAGGGTAACCAACAGATTGCAAGTTTTGGAACAAGGACTTTCAGGAAAAGCATGGCTCATACTAGGTAACATGAGTATTTCTCCGGATCAGAAGAATTCAGAACACGTTGACTGTACCGTTCTCAATCTCAGAAACGGAGAACTATTTTCCCCGACATTATTATCCTCCCCGACCATCCACCTGACAGAACGGGAAACGGAAATATTACACTTGATTCAAAAAGGCTTACTAAGCAAAGAGATTGCCAACAAACTCCAAATCAGTATTCACACGGTAAACATTCACCGTCAGAATTTACTACACAAACTGGAAGTACAGAATTCTATCGAGGCAATCAACAAAGGGATCGAATTAGGGCTATTGAAATAA